A stretch of Mustela nigripes isolate SB6536 chromosome 6, MUSNIG.SB6536, whole genome shotgun sequence DNA encodes these proteins:
- the HDHD5 gene encoding haloacid dehalogenase-like hydrolase domain-containing 5 isoform X1: MAVLRSLAAVRAAPGLWWRAARASLGLQGRCLGRGYSVDAAQGFSSSVQSPPTFGFLLDIDGVLVRGHRVIPAALEAFRRLVNAHGQLRVPVVFVTNAGNILQHSKAQELSALLGFKVEPDQVILSHSPMKLFSQYHNKRMLVSGQGPVVENARVLGFENVVTVDELRMAFPVLDMVDLQRRPKTTPLLRNDFPAIEGVLLLGEPVRWETSLQLIMDVLLSNGNPGTGLATAPYPHLPVLASNMDLLWMAEAKMPRFGHGTFLLCLETIYQKLTGKELKYEGLMGKPSILTYQYAEDLIQQQAERRGWAAPIQKLYAVGDNPMSDVYGANLFHKYLQMAKHGGAEERGASGLWKQRPSATQSCASILVCTGVYNPKGPEPTRPTQEAEAAPFHGHRDFSFSPGLMEASHIVNDVNEAVQLVFHKEGWAL; encoded by the exons ATGGCTGTTCTCCGCTCCCTCGCGGCGGTCCGCGCGGCGCCGGGGCTTTGGTGGCGGGCGGCGCGCGCGTCGTTGGGGCTCCAGGGCCGCTGCCTGGGGAGAGGCTACTCTGTGGATGCCGCGCAG GGATTCTCTTCTTCTGTGCAGAGCCCACCAACTTTTGGGTTCCTGTTGGACATCGATGGAGTGCTGGTACGGGGTCACAGAGTGATCCCTGCGGCTCTGGAAGCGTTCCGCAGGCTGGTGAACGCTCATGGGCAGTTGCGGGTGCCCGTGGTCTTTGTCACCAATGCTGGCAACATCTTACAACACAGCAAAGCCCAGGAACTGTCAGCCCTGCTGGGGTTCAAG GTGGAACCGGATCAAGTCATTCTCTCTCACAGCCCCATGAAGCTCTTTTCGCAATATCACAACAAGCGGATGCTGGTGTCTGGGCAGGGGCCCGTGGTGGAAAATGCCCGAGT ATTGGGCTTCGAGAATGTGGTTACTGTGGATGAGCTGCGTATGGCCTTTCCTGTGCTTGACATGGTAGATCTCCAGCGGCGGCCAAAGACCACG CCCCTTCTAAGGAACGACTTCCCGGCCATTGAAG GGGTTCTTCTCCTTGGGGAGCCAGTCCGCTGGGAGACAAGCCTGCAGCTGATCATGGATGTCCTGCTCAGCAATGGGAACCCTGGGACTGGTCTAGCAACGGCTCCTTATCCCCATCTCCCTGTCCTGGCCAGCAACATGGATCTCCTTTGGATGGCTGAAGCCAAGATGCCTAG GTTTGGCCATGGCACCTTTTTGCTGTGCCTGGAAACCATTTACCAGAAATTGACAGGCAAAGAGCTGAAATACGAGGGCCTGATGGGCAAACCCAGCATCCTCACTTACCAGTATGCAGAGGACCTGAtccagcagcaggcagagaggcgggggtgggcAGCCCCCATCCAGAAGCTCTATGCTGTCGG TGATAACCCTATGTCTGATGTCTACGGTGCCAACCTGTTCCACAAGTACCTGCAGATGGCGAAGCATGGTGGGGCAGAGGAGCGGGGGGCCAGTGGCTTGTGGAAGCAGCGGCCCTCAGCAACTCAGAGCTGCGCCTCTATCCTAGTGTGCACTGGTGTGTACAATCCCAAGGGCCCAGAGCCCACCAGGCCCACCCAAGAAGCAGAGGCGGCTCCATTCCATGGGCACCGGGACTTCAGCTTCAGTCCAGGGCTCATGGAGGCATCGCACATTGTGAATGATGTGAATGAGGCTGTACAGCTGGTTTTCCACAAGGAGGGTTGGGCTTTGTAG
- the HDHD5 gene encoding haloacid dehalogenase-like hydrolase domain-containing 5 isoform X2, whose amino-acid sequence MAVLRSLAAVRAAPGLWWRAARASLGLQGRCLGRGYSVDAAQSPPTFGFLLDIDGVLVRGHRVIPAALEAFRRLVNAHGQLRVPVVFVTNAGNILQHSKAQELSALLGFKVEPDQVILSHSPMKLFSQYHNKRMLVSGQGPVVENARVLGFENVVTVDELRMAFPVLDMVDLQRRPKTTPLLRNDFPAIEGVLLLGEPVRWETSLQLIMDVLLSNGNPGTGLATAPYPHLPVLASNMDLLWMAEAKMPRFGHGTFLLCLETIYQKLTGKELKYEGLMGKPSILTYQYAEDLIQQQAERRGWAAPIQKLYAVGDNPMSDVYGANLFHKYLQMAKHGGAEERGASGLWKQRPSATQSCASILVCTGVYNPKGPEPTRPTQEAEAAPFHGHRDFSFSPGLMEASHIVNDVNEAVQLVFHKEGWAL is encoded by the exons ATGGCTGTTCTCCGCTCCCTCGCGGCGGTCCGCGCGGCGCCGGGGCTTTGGTGGCGGGCGGCGCGCGCGTCGTTGGGGCTCCAGGGCCGCTGCCTGGGGAGAGGCTACTCTGTGGATGCCGCGCAG AGCCCACCAACTTTTGGGTTCCTGTTGGACATCGATGGAGTGCTGGTACGGGGTCACAGAGTGATCCCTGCGGCTCTGGAAGCGTTCCGCAGGCTGGTGAACGCTCATGGGCAGTTGCGGGTGCCCGTGGTCTTTGTCACCAATGCTGGCAACATCTTACAACACAGCAAAGCCCAGGAACTGTCAGCCCTGCTGGGGTTCAAG GTGGAACCGGATCAAGTCATTCTCTCTCACAGCCCCATGAAGCTCTTTTCGCAATATCACAACAAGCGGATGCTGGTGTCTGGGCAGGGGCCCGTGGTGGAAAATGCCCGAGT ATTGGGCTTCGAGAATGTGGTTACTGTGGATGAGCTGCGTATGGCCTTTCCTGTGCTTGACATGGTAGATCTCCAGCGGCGGCCAAAGACCACG CCCCTTCTAAGGAACGACTTCCCGGCCATTGAAG GGGTTCTTCTCCTTGGGGAGCCAGTCCGCTGGGAGACAAGCCTGCAGCTGATCATGGATGTCCTGCTCAGCAATGGGAACCCTGGGACTGGTCTAGCAACGGCTCCTTATCCCCATCTCCCTGTCCTGGCCAGCAACATGGATCTCCTTTGGATGGCTGAAGCCAAGATGCCTAG GTTTGGCCATGGCACCTTTTTGCTGTGCCTGGAAACCATTTACCAGAAATTGACAGGCAAAGAGCTGAAATACGAGGGCCTGATGGGCAAACCCAGCATCCTCACTTACCAGTATGCAGAGGACCTGAtccagcagcaggcagagaggcgggggtgggcAGCCCCCATCCAGAAGCTCTATGCTGTCGG TGATAACCCTATGTCTGATGTCTACGGTGCCAACCTGTTCCACAAGTACCTGCAGATGGCGAAGCATGGTGGGGCAGAGGAGCGGGGGGCCAGTGGCTTGTGGAAGCAGCGGCCCTCAGCAACTCAGAGCTGCGCCTCTATCCTAGTGTGCACTGGTGTGTACAATCCCAAGGGCCCAGAGCCCACCAGGCCCACCCAAGAAGCAGAGGCGGCTCCATTCCATGGGCACCGGGACTTCAGCTTCAGTCCAGGGCTCATGGAGGCATCGCACATTGTGAATGATGTGAATGAGGCTGTACAGCTGGTTTTCCACAAGGAGGGTTGGGCTTTGTAG